One genomic region from Capillibacterium thermochitinicola encodes:
- a CDS encoding [Fe-Fe] hydrogenase large subunit C-terminal domain-containing protein, with the protein MGIISTIEASCRDCYKCVRSCPVKAIKITGGHAEVVEARCIADGRCVLVCPQQAKKVADGKGLVRSFFLAKQKLAASLAPSFVALDEFSRPGQLVTALRKLGFTYVAETAEAAELVAQDHLRLVEEKTGPVLTSCCPVVVNLIERYYPALIKYLAPVVSPMIAHGRLLKARYGPDLKVVFIGPCISKKDEYRRTELQGSIDAVLTFQELREMLAEEGIALEEMADGAFDRSGGAARVFPHPAGLAKTVRLSTDLLAQEIVAIDGLDAVIDFLTRFEEVKNSLRLVELLACAGGCLMGPGLESSLSLYARRERLLRYAQNGTDQPATTTEDDPKVRLATVYTKRKLNRITPTEEAIRAVLSKTGKHKPADELNCGACGYNSCREKAVAVLEGLAEIDMCIPYMRTKAESRASLICTMTPNAIFVVDRNLRILEVNPAAEKKFLCRQEQVVGKELEILIDPVYFKEALRTKELVTGEVAYPAYGIVTWQAIFYVETEEVLIGIFVDITKEHKQRERLALVKGETLTKAQEVIDKQMRVAQEIAGLLGETTAETKVLLTKLIKMIKNGDGSIQ; encoded by the coding sequence ATGGGCATCATCTCGACCATAGAAGCCAGTTGTCGCGACTGTTACAAGTGCGTCCGCTCCTGTCCGGTGAAGGCGATCAAGATCACCGGAGGCCATGCGGAAGTGGTGGAAGCCCGGTGCATTGCCGACGGCCGCTGTGTCTTGGTCTGCCCGCAACAGGCAAAGAAAGTGGCCGACGGAAAAGGACTGGTCCGCAGCTTTTTCCTGGCAAAACAGAAACTGGCGGCGAGCCTGGCCCCTTCTTTTGTCGCCCTTGATGAGTTTTCGCGCCCCGGGCAGTTGGTGACCGCCCTCCGGAAGCTTGGCTTTACGTATGTGGCCGAGACGGCGGAAGCGGCGGAACTGGTTGCCCAGGACCATCTCCGGCTGGTCGAAGAGAAGACCGGGCCGGTCCTCACCAGTTGTTGTCCGGTCGTGGTCAACCTGATTGAACGCTACTATCCGGCGCTTATCAAATACTTGGCGCCGGTGGTTTCGCCGATGATCGCCCACGGCCGTCTGTTAAAGGCCAGATACGGCCCGGACCTGAAAGTGGTCTTTATCGGCCCCTGCATCAGTAAAAAGGATGAATATCGCCGGACCGAGCTCCAGGGCAGTATCGATGCGGTCCTGACTTTCCAGGAATTAAGGGAGATGTTGGCGGAGGAAGGGATCGCTTTGGAGGAGATGGCGGACGGGGCTTTCGACCGTAGCGGCGGCGCCGCCCGGGTTTTTCCCCACCCGGCGGGTCTGGCCAAGACGGTCCGGCTGAGTACGGATCTGCTGGCACAGGAGATAGTGGCGATCGATGGCTTGGACGCGGTGATTGACTTTCTCACCCGTTTTGAAGAGGTCAAAAACTCCTTGCGCCTGGTGGAGCTCTTGGCCTGTGCCGGTGGGTGTCTGATGGGGCCGGGGCTGGAGAGCAGTTTGAGTCTTTATGCCCGGCGGGAGCGGTTGCTGCGTTATGCCCAAAACGGTACGGACCAGCCGGCTACAACAACGGAAGACGATCCCAAAGTGCGCCTCGCCACGGTCTATACCAAACGGAAGCTGAACAGAATAACCCCCACCGAGGAGGCGATCCGGGCGGTGCTCAGCAAGACGGGGAAGCATAAACCCGCCGATGAGCTTAACTGCGGCGCCTGCGGTTATAATTCCTGCCGCGAAAAAGCCGTTGCCGTGCTGGAAGGTTTGGCAGAAATCGATATGTGTATACCCTATATGCGGACTAAAGCCGAATCACGGGCCAGTTTAATCTGTACGATGACGCCGAACGCCATTTTTGTGGTCGACCGCAACCTGCGGATCCTGGAAGTAAACCCGGCGGCGGAGAAAAAATTCCTCTGCCGGCAGGAACAGGTGGTCGGCAAGGAGCTGGAGATCCTGATCGACCCGGTGTACTTTAAAGAGGCGTTACGCACCAAAGAATTGGTTACCGGGGAGGTAGCTTACCCCGCTTATGGGATTGTGACCTGGCAAGCCATCTTCTATGTGGAAACGGAAGAAGTGCTCATCGGGATCTTTGTGGATATCACCAAGGAGCATAAACAGCGGGAACGGCTGGCTTTGGTGAAGGGTGAAACCTTGACGAAAGCACAGGAGGTTATCGACAAACAGATGCGCGTGGCGCAGGAGATCGCGGGTTTGCTTGGGGAGACAACGGCGGAGACCAAGGTTCTCCTGACCAAATTAATCAAGATGATTAAAAACGGGGACGGGAGCATCCAATGA
- a CDS encoding SpoIIE family protein phosphatase produces MSIYIDTQWSSLAKHEEELSGDHVEVVRTDDAVVAVLADGLGSGVKANILATLTAKIIATMIKNGATLEETIETVSHTLPVCQKRNLAYSTFTIIKITREGQGYVAEFDNPTLFFVRGGKLLALDWEERAIEGRKIRESRFQVEPGDILVTVSDGVIHAGIGGVLNLGWQWDEVGKYLEKLVNLNPDAETLSKWLITACAQLYTAQPGDDTTALVLKVRTPRTLTVAVGPPQNKEDDAKIAQMIRDELGSKVICGGTTSSIIAREWGRDIEVDLKNLDPEVPPYGRLRGVDLVTEGIITLSKTLEALKKEEGKTKSPERKNAVTLLSKLFLESDSIKFLVGKAINPAHQNPDLPLNLALKMQVVKEIAETLKEKGKKVELLYF; encoded by the coding sequence ATGAGCATTTACATTGATACCCAATGGTCAAGTTTGGCCAAGCACGAGGAAGAGCTCAGCGGGGACCACGTGGAGGTGGTCCGGACCGACGATGCGGTGGTGGCGGTCCTGGCCGACGGCTTGGGCAGCGGCGTGAAAGCCAATATCCTCGCCACCTTAACCGCCAAGATCATCGCGACCATGATTAAAAACGGGGCGACCCTGGAGGAGACGATCGAAACCGTCTCCCATACCTTACCGGTCTGTCAGAAAAGGAACCTGGCCTACTCCACGTTTACCATCATCAAGATTACCCGGGAAGGCCAGGGTTACGTCGCCGAATTTGACAATCCGACCCTCTTTTTTGTGCGGGGCGGCAAACTCTTGGCTCTGGACTGGGAAGAACGGGCAATTGAAGGCCGGAAAATCCGGGAAAGCCGGTTTCAAGTCGAGCCGGGAGATATCCTGGTCACCGTTTCAGACGGGGTAATCCACGCCGGGATCGGCGGTGTTTTAAACCTGGGGTGGCAATGGGATGAAGTGGGCAAATACCTTGAAAAACTGGTCAATTTAAACCCCGATGCGGAGACGCTGAGCAAATGGTTGATTACGGCCTGTGCGCAGCTTTATACGGCGCAACCGGGGGATGATACCACCGCCCTGGTACTCAAGGTTAGAACGCCCCGTACTCTGACCGTGGCGGTTGGACCGCCCCAGAATAAAGAGGATGATGCGAAGATCGCCCAAATGATCCGGGATGAGCTGGGCAGCAAAGTAATTTGCGGCGGCACGACCAGTTCGATTATTGCCCGGGAGTGGGGGCGCGACATCGAAGTGGATCTAAAAAACCTTGATCCGGAAGTCCCTCCTTATGGCCGGTTACGGGGGGTGGATCTGGTGACCGAAGGAATCATCACGCTGAGTAAAACGTTGGAAGCGTTGAAGAAGGAAGAAGGGAAGACCAAGAGTCCGGAGCGGAAAAATGCCGTTACATTACTGTCCAAGTTGTTTTTGGAGAGTGACAGCATCAAGTTTCTGGTCGGGAAAGCAATCAATCCGGCGCACCAGAACCCGGATTTGCCCTTAAATTTAGCCCTGAAGATGCAGGTGGTCAAGGAGATCGCGGAAACGCTGAAGGAAAAAGGGAAAAAGGTTGAACTGCTTTATTTCTAA
- the nuoE gene encoding NADH-quinone oxidoreductase subunit NuoE, with product MKQEEIIGTRQGDGGTTYQRKFEKVNEIIARLGRSRSALIPILQEVQEEYRYLPEEILTYIATALGLSPASVYGVATFYAQFSLEAKGKYVIKVCDGTACHVRGSNPVLEAIKKRVNLQGDKATTGDLRYTVETVSCLGACGLAPVIMINDKIYGQMTPEAINIIIDQLEKEDATDE from the coding sequence ATGAAACAGGAAGAGATCATCGGGACCCGGCAGGGAGACGGCGGCACAACCTACCAACGGAAGTTCGAAAAGGTCAATGAGATTATTGCGCGGTTGGGACGGTCGCGTTCGGCTTTAATCCCCATCCTCCAGGAGGTACAGGAAGAGTACCGTTATTTGCCGGAGGAGATCCTGACCTATATCGCGACGGCGCTTGGTCTTTCGCCGGCCAGTGTCTATGGGGTGGCCACCTTTTACGCCCAGTTTTCGTTGGAGGCCAAGGGGAAATATGTGATCAAGGTCTGCGACGGGACGGCCTGCCATGTACGGGGGTCCAACCCGGTGCTGGAAGCGATTAAGAAACGGGTTAATCTGCAAGGGGATAAGGCGACCACCGGCGATCTCCGTTACACGGTGGAGACCGTTTCTTGCCTTGGTGCCTGTGGTTTAGCCCCGGTGATAATGATCAATGACAAAATTTACGGGCAGATGACGCCGGAGGCGATCAATATCATCATTGACCAGTTGGAAAAGGAGGATGCAACAGATGAATAA
- the nuoF gene encoding NADH-quinone oxidoreductase subunit NuoF, translating to MNKQSPNQLAQWKEEWRRGFQREKARILVCAGTGCVANGSLEVYEAIKREVEARGAFVTIDVLLEKEETGVAVVKSGCHGFCEMGPLVRLEPSGILYTKVKAEDAAEIVDALLRDEKPVERLLYRHPVTGEVYAAEHEIPFYRHQQRTTLAHCGQIDPEDIREYIADGGYEGLLKVITTMTPEQVCQEIIASGLRGRGGGGFPTGRKWELTRIAKGDQKYVVCNGDEGDPGAFMDRSLLEGDPHRILEGMAIAGYAVGADEGYIYVRAEYPLAVRRLKKAVADAEKYGLLGRKILGTDFNFTIKIKEGAGAFVCGEETALLASIEGKRGMPSPKPPFPAQSGLWGKPTVINNVETFANVPQIIMNGAAWFSQIGTKNNAGTKTFALTGQVANTGLIEVPLGTTLRQVVFAIGGGIRGGKKFKAVQIGGPSGGCLTEEHLDLPLDFDSLQAAGAMIGSGGMVVMDESTCLVEVARFFMNFTQNESCGKCVPCREGTKRMLEILQRAVDGKGQPEDVDLLQDLAEAVRDGSLCGLGKTAPNPVLTMLKYFKDEYIAHVVDKKCPAGVCSALKGYWIDPELCKGCSKCARQCPVNAISGEIKKPYTIDETVCIRCGACISSCPFKAIKEG from the coding sequence ATGAATAAGCAAAGCCCAAACCAGTTGGCACAGTGGAAAGAAGAGTGGCGCCGGGGATTTCAGCGGGAGAAGGCCCGGATTTTAGTCTGTGCAGGGACCGGGTGTGTGGCCAACGGCTCTTTGGAAGTATACGAAGCGATCAAGCGGGAAGTGGAAGCGCGGGGGGCGTTTGTTACCATTGATGTATTACTGGAGAAAGAGGAGACCGGGGTGGCCGTCGTGAAAAGCGGTTGCCATGGTTTTTGTGAGATGGGGCCATTGGTCCGCCTGGAACCTTCGGGGATCCTTTATACCAAGGTCAAGGCGGAGGATGCGGCCGAGATTGTCGATGCTTTGTTACGTGATGAGAAACCGGTGGAACGCCTTTTGTACCGTCATCCGGTGACGGGCGAGGTTTATGCGGCCGAACACGAGATCCCCTTTTACCGTCATCAGCAGCGAACCACGTTGGCCCATTGCGGGCAGATTGATCCGGAAGACATCCGTGAATACATTGCCGACGGTGGTTATGAGGGCTTACTCAAGGTGATCACCACGATGACGCCGGAGCAGGTTTGCCAGGAGATTATCGCGTCGGGACTGCGGGGGCGCGGCGGCGGCGGTTTTCCGACCGGCCGGAAGTGGGAGCTGACTCGGATCGCCAAGGGCGACCAGAAGTATGTGGTTTGCAACGGTGATGAAGGGGATCCGGGTGCCTTTATGGACCGGAGTTTGCTGGAGGGGGATCCCCACCGGATCCTGGAAGGGATGGCCATTGCCGGTTACGCCGTCGGTGCCGATGAAGGCTATATCTATGTGCGCGCCGAGTACCCCTTGGCGGTGCGGCGGCTGAAGAAAGCGGTGGCGGACGCCGAAAAATATGGTCTCCTCGGGCGGAAAATCCTGGGGACGGACTTTAACTTTACCATTAAAATTAAAGAGGGCGCGGGGGCCTTTGTTTGCGGTGAAGAAACGGCCCTCCTGGCTTCGATCGAGGGAAAACGGGGCATGCCTTCGCCGAAACCGCCGTTCCCGGCCCAATCGGGTCTGTGGGGGAAACCGACCGTAATTAACAACGTGGAGACTTTTGCCAATGTCCCCCAGATCATCATGAATGGAGCGGCCTGGTTCAGTCAGATTGGGACAAAGAACAACGCCGGCACCAAAACCTTTGCTCTTACCGGCCAGGTGGCCAACACCGGCTTGATCGAAGTTCCGTTGGGTACCACCCTCCGTCAGGTGGTATTCGCAATTGGCGGCGGGATCCGGGGCGGCAAAAAGTTTAAAGCCGTCCAGATCGGCGGGCCGTCGGGCGGTTGTTTGACCGAGGAACATCTGGACCTGCCGTTGGATTTTGACTCATTGCAAGCGGCGGGGGCGATGATCGGCTCCGGGGGCATGGTGGTAATGGATGAAAGCACCTGCCTGGTGGAGGTGGCCCGCTTCTTTATGAACTTTACCCAGAACGAATCTTGCGGGAAATGCGTACCGTGCCGGGAAGGAACCAAACGGATGCTGGAGATCCTGCAGCGGGCGGTGGACGGCAAGGGTCAGCCCGAAGATGTGGATCTCCTCCAGGATCTGGCGGAAGCGGTCCGCGACGGTTCGCTCTGCGGTTTAGGAAAGACGGCCCCGAACCCGGTTTTAACCATGCTCAAATACTTTAAGGACGAATACATCGCCCACGTGGTGGATAAAAAGTGTCCCGCCGGGGTCTGTTCCGCTCTGAAAGGGTACTGGATCGATCCGGAGTTATGCAAGGGTTGCAGCAAATGTGCACGGCAGTGCCCGGTTAATGCAATCAGCGGCGAGATTAAAAAACCGTACACCATTGACGAGACAGTCTGTATCCGGTGTGGGGCCTGTATCAGCAGTTGTCCGTTTAAGGCGATAAAGGAGGGTTAA
- a CDS encoding NADH-dependent [FeFe] hydrogenase, group A6, with amino-acid sequence MEQKNTVLIDGQVVEINGEKNILELTRKIGIEIPTFCYHSELSLYGACRMCVVEVEGRGIMASCSTPPTPGMKILTNSPRVQRVRRTVLELLLANHDRECTTCDRNGSCKLQDLANRFGVKKIRFGERDVKLPLDRSSRSLVRDPNKCILCGDCVRMCAEVQGIGVLDFVGRGSKTVVAPAFKKNLAEVECVNCGQCGAVCPTGAIVVKDETDRAWAAINDPTKTVVVQVAPAVRVALGEEFGLPPGEIVTGKIVAALKRLGFDKVFDTSIAADLTVIEETNEFIKRLGSGERLPQFTSCCPGWVKFAEHNGADFLKNLSSCRSPQQMFGSLVKKYWAKDLGKKPEEIFVVSIMPCTAKKYEAALPHFTTEGVADVDLVLTTQELARMIREAGLVFDRLDVESFDTPFGFTTGAGVIFGATGGVAEAVLRAAHEFVTGQPIEQINFEAVRGFADRKEATVELDGQEIKVAVVHGLGNAKKLLAEIREGKADYHLIEVMACPGGCIGGAGQPIASDRETKRQRAKGIYNADKLSQIRKAQDNPMVAKFYERWLKEPNSSAAHEALHTTYTNRGRIAGEEIQLINGEQPKVEIAVCVGTCCYLDGAYDTLQKMMKLAASEQVQDRINLHATFCLEQCEKGPVVKIDDEIINAVTPEKVETLFKEKILKKLAAAGE; translated from the coding sequence ATGGAACAAAAAAACACGGTGCTCATCGACGGCCAAGTCGTGGAGATAAATGGCGAAAAAAATATTTTGGAACTGACCAGAAAGATTGGGATTGAAATTCCGACCTTCTGCTACCATTCCGAGTTGAGCCTGTACGGGGCGTGCCGGATGTGCGTGGTAGAAGTTGAAGGCCGGGGAATAATGGCTTCGTGTTCCACCCCGCCCACCCCGGGCATGAAGATCCTGACCAACAGCCCCCGGGTGCAGCGGGTCCGCCGGACGGTGCTCGAACTGTTACTGGCCAACCATGACCGGGAGTGTACCACCTGCGACCGGAACGGCAGTTGCAAACTGCAGGATCTCGCCAACCGGTTCGGGGTGAAAAAGATCCGCTTTGGAGAGCGGGATGTAAAACTGCCGCTCGACCGGTCCAGCCGTTCTTTGGTGCGCGACCCGAACAAATGCATCCTTTGCGGTGACTGTGTCCGGATGTGCGCGGAAGTGCAGGGGATTGGGGTGCTGGATTTTGTCGGCCGTGGGTCAAAAACGGTGGTGGCCCCCGCCTTCAAAAAGAACCTGGCCGAGGTGGAATGTGTCAATTGCGGACAGTGCGGTGCGGTCTGTCCGACCGGTGCGATTGTGGTCAAGGACGAGACCGACCGGGCCTGGGCGGCGATCAACGATCCCACGAAAACAGTGGTCGTGCAGGTGGCGCCGGCCGTCCGGGTTGCTTTGGGCGAAGAGTTTGGTTTGCCGCCCGGAGAGATTGTCACCGGCAAGATCGTTGCCGCGCTTAAACGGCTGGGCTTTGACAAGGTCTTTGATACGTCAATTGCGGCCGATTTAACGGTTATTGAGGAGACCAACGAGTTCATCAAGCGGCTGGGAAGCGGGGAAAGACTGCCCCAGTTTACTTCCTGTTGCCCGGGCTGGGTTAAATTTGCCGAGCACAACGGGGCCGACTTCTTGAAGAACCTTTCTTCCTGCCGTTCGCCCCAGCAAATGTTCGGTTCACTGGTGAAGAAGTACTGGGCAAAAGACTTGGGGAAAAAACCCGAGGAGATCTTTGTGGTTTCGATCATGCCCTGTACGGCGAAGAAGTACGAGGCGGCCTTACCCCACTTTACGACCGAGGGGGTCGCCGATGTGGATCTGGTGTTGACCACCCAGGAACTGGCCCGGATGATCCGCGAGGCGGGCCTGGTCTTTGACCGCCTGGACGTCGAGTCCTTTGATACCCCCTTTGGTTTCACGACGGGGGCCGGGGTCATCTTCGGGGCGACCGGCGGCGTGGCGGAGGCGGTGCTCCGGGCGGCCCACGAGTTTGTGACCGGCCAACCCATCGAGCAAATTAACTTTGAAGCGGTCCGTGGTTTTGCCGACCGGAAGGAAGCCACGGTTGAGCTTGACGGACAGGAGATCAAAGTGGCGGTGGTCCACGGGCTGGGGAACGCCAAAAAACTGCTGGCCGAGATCCGGGAAGGCAAAGCCGATTACCACCTGATTGAGGTCATGGCTTGTCCCGGCGGGTGTATCGGAGGTGCAGGGCAACCCATTGCGAGCGACCGGGAGACGAAAAGACAGCGGGCCAAAGGGATCTATAACGCCGACAAACTTTCCCAGATCCGGAAGGCCCAGGACAACCCGATGGTCGCCAAGTTCTATGAACGCTGGCTGAAGGAGCCCAACAGCTCGGCCGCCCATGAAGCGTTGCATACCACCTACACCAACCGGGGGCGGATTGCCGGGGAAGAGATCCAGTTGATCAACGGTGAACAGCCCAAAGTGGAGATCGCCGTCTGTGTTGGGACTTGTTGTTACCTGGACGGGGCCTATGATACTTTACAGAAAATGATGAAGCTGGCCGCCAGCGAACAAGTACAAGACCGGATTAACCTCCATGCCACTTTCTGTCTGGAACAATGCGAAAAAGGGCCGGTGGTAAAGATCGACGACGAGATCATCAACGCGGTCACCCCGGAGAAGGTGGAGACGCTCTTCAAGGAAAAGATCCTGAAGAAACTGGCCGCGGCCGGGGAATAG
- a CDS encoding DEAD/DEAH box helicase, with protein MQTRTETIFRNYVLDDFQKEAIDYLMDGHSVLVSAPTGVGKTLIADYLIARAIAEGKRVIYTAPIKALSNQKYKEFKEWYGAEKVGIITGDVVINSEADVTIMTTEIFRNMLQQEKEELFGLSHVVFDEIHYLSDESRGTVWEESIIFMPPEIRLLGLSATIPNAHELAAWISEIKGHEVKVVQKTDRIVPLEHRVFHPLTGITTLNKLYKVWSRQQKQNNETETRSPAARRQQALSHLDLVRAVQERDGLPCLYFVFSRMQCELKAMELSEKANFLSVSEQEQVDAVVAQIIEKYALENWPTIHRLKYIFRRGIAFHHAGLLPALKELVEILFGMNLVKVMYATETFAVGINYPVRSVCFDAPTKWDGVSFRPLTTLEYFQMAGRAGRRGIDERGYVYILADLDRYRREEFPSTDPRQIEKLTSRFNLSYNSVLNLFKNHERSEISVILNQNFATFQARNAKIQLEERLLQVRLESGKLREELCADWGSLVCPQARALAKKRLRKQERKIKYIKGRAGRAAVAREIADLKAALSSVAARNCSLEQQKHCVQRVEFYENLYHEQLGLEERASSLRVADRFEEDLVAKAGILAELNYLTEDGTLLPRGEFAARIYAQELLLTEMYFAGYFHEWDEDQINAVMVAVDYEPRKLERLPRSSSLPFDQKPIKKIIRELVYRYGVDEREIRFFPSLSPLAYRWSQGCDFFELLNYTELQEGDIVTAFRRAIDLTRQIRTACLEEDPMLASKLKNCMNKMDRDLVEINL; from the coding sequence ATGCAGACAAGGACCGAAACGATCTTCCGTAATTATGTGCTGGATGATTTCCAAAAAGAGGCGATCGATTATTTAATGGACGGCCATTCCGTACTGGTCTCGGCTCCAACCGGGGTCGGGAAAACACTGATCGCCGATTACCTGATTGCCCGGGCGATCGCCGAAGGAAAACGGGTAATTTATACCGCACCGATCAAAGCCCTTTCCAACCAGAAATATAAAGAGTTTAAAGAATGGTACGGCGCGGAAAAAGTCGGGATTATCACCGGGGATGTTGTGATCAACTCCGAAGCCGATGTGACGATCATGACGACGGAAATCTTCCGGAACATGTTACAACAGGAGAAAGAGGAACTTTTTGGCCTTTCCCACGTTGTCTTTGATGAGATCCACTATCTCTCCGACGAAAGCCGGGGGACAGTTTGGGAAGAATCGATTATTTTCATGCCGCCGGAGATCCGGCTTTTGGGCCTTTCGGCCACGATCCCCAATGCCCACGAGTTGGCGGCCTGGATCAGTGAGATTAAAGGGCATGAAGTGAAAGTTGTGCAGAAAACCGACCGTATTGTTCCGCTGGAACACCGGGTTTTCCACCCGCTGACCGGCATTACGACCCTGAACAAGCTGTACAAGGTTTGGTCCCGCCAGCAAAAACAGAATAATGAAACCGAAACCCGGTCCCCGGCGGCGCGGCGGCAACAAGCCCTCTCCCATCTGGATTTGGTCCGGGCTGTCCAGGAGCGGGATGGGCTGCCTTGTCTCTATTTTGTCTTCAGCCGGATGCAGTGTGAATTGAAAGCAATGGAATTAAGCGAAAAGGCCAACTTTCTCAGTGTAAGCGAGCAAGAGCAGGTCGATGCGGTGGTGGCCCAGATCATCGAAAAATATGCCCTGGAAAACTGGCCGACAATCCACCGGCTGAAATACATATTCCGGCGGGGGATTGCCTTTCACCACGCCGGTCTCTTGCCCGCCCTCAAAGAGCTGGTGGAGATCCTGTTTGGCATGAACCTGGTGAAGGTGATGTACGCCACGGAAACTTTTGCCGTCGGGATCAACTACCCGGTGCGGAGTGTTTGCTTTGACGCGCCCACCAAATGGGACGGGGTCTCCTTCCGGCCCTTGACGACCCTGGAGTATTTCCAGATGGCCGGGCGGGCCGGCCGCCGGGGAATTGACGAGCGGGGTTATGTTTATATCCTGGCCGATCTGGACCGTTACCGGAGGGAAGAGTTCCCCAGTACCGATCCGCGGCAGATCGAGAAGTTAACCAGCCGGTTCAATCTCAGTTACAACTCGGTGCTGAATTTATTCAAGAACCACGAACGGTCGGAAATTTCCGTAATTTTAAACCAGAACTTCGCCACTTTCCAGGCCCGTAACGCCAAGATCCAGTTGGAAGAGCGACTTTTGCAGGTGCGTCTGGAGTCGGGTAAGCTCCGGGAAGAGCTCTGTGCCGATTGGGGTTCCCTCGTTTGTCCGCAGGCCCGGGCTTTGGCGAAGAAACGCCTCCGGAAGCAGGAGCGGAAGATTAAATACATCAAGGGCCGGGCCGGACGGGCTGCAGTTGCCCGGGAAATTGCCGATCTAAAGGCGGCTTTATCCAGCGTGGCGGCGCGGAACTGCTCGTTGGAACAACAAAAGCATTGCGTACAAAGGGTGGAGTTTTACGAAAACCTTTACCATGAACAACTGGGCCTTGAGGAACGGGCTTCTTCTTTAAGGGTGGCCGACCGGTTTGAGGAGGATCTGGTGGCCAAAGCCGGAATTTTAGCGGAGCTGAATTATCTGACGGAAGATGGGACTCTCTTGCCCCGCGGCGAGTTTGCCGCCCGGATCTACGCTCAGGAACTGCTTTTGACGGAGATGTATTTTGCCGGGTATTTTCACGAGTGGGATGAGGACCAGATCAATGCCGTCATGGTGGCCGTTGACTATGAGCCGCGGAAACTGGAGCGGTTGCCCCGGTCCAGCTCCTTACCGTTTGACCAGAAGCCCATTAAGAAAATTATCCGTGAGTTGGTTTACCGTTATGGCGTTGATGAACGGGAGATTAGGTTTTTCCCCAGCTTGTCGCCACTGGCTTACCGTTGGAGTCAGGGTTGTGACTTTTTTGAACTCCTCAATTATACGGAATTACAAGAAGGGGACATTGTCACCGCTTTCCGGCGGGCGATTGACCTGACCCGCCAGATCCGCACGGCCTGTCTGGAGGAAGATCCGATGCTTGCTTCTAAATTGAAGAACTGTATGAATAAGATGGACCGGGATCTGGTGGAGATTAATCTGTGA
- a CDS encoding bactofilin family protein: protein MKKKKLFLFVFVGLIFVFFCGGEPVAAAWQTLTGSEILIREGEVITGDLWVMGNGVKIAGQVKGDLLIFADDLEVSGKVDGDLLGVTGRTVISGVVTGDVRGLSAFMQIDGVVGGNLSAAGTQLVVGPQSKVGSLLSWYTATRLSGEIAGSALAKGNIFSLDGKVGGDLEVGAKQIVAGKNAVVNGDFIYPAGAEPVLMPGAHVGGQRRTAAQMAGSAMTGVKGIWFLGSLLMGLLWLLFFPRRWKEILSTGFVWSRVIGFGFVGFFFLPVMAVLAMLTLVGLPLGIGLFLLFLILMFFGELPVYLLAGRWFCRLFRKTSRLHPAFLFLVGGFVFTFLKLIPVLGFYLALGGRILGNGLLLTYLFWREKPGKVLPLQV from the coding sequence ATGAAGAAGAAAAAACTATTTCTGTTTGTTTTTGTTGGTCTCATTTTCGTCTTCTTTTGCGGAGGAGAACCGGTCGCCGCGGCGTGGCAGACGCTAACGGGGAGCGAGATCTTGATCCGGGAAGGGGAAGTGATTACCGGCGACTTATGGGTAATGGGCAATGGGGTCAAGATTGCCGGACAGGTCAAGGGCGACCTCCTCATCTTTGCCGATGACCTGGAAGTGAGCGGAAAGGTGGACGGTGATCTGCTGGGGGTGACCGGACGGACGGTGATCTCCGGGGTGGTGACCGGGGATGTGCGGGGTTTATCGGCGTTCATGCAGATAGACGGAGTGGTGGGAGGTAATCTCTCCGCCGCCGGTACGCAGTTGGTCGTTGGCCCCCAAAGTAAAGTCGGCTCGCTGTTAAGCTGGTATACGGCGACGCGCCTGTCCGGGGAGATTGCCGGGTCGGCTTTGGCCAAAGGGAATATCTTCAGCCTCGACGGGAAAGTCGGCGGGGACCTGGAGGTCGGGGCCAAGCAGATCGTGGCCGGGAAGAATGCGGTGGTCAACGGTGATTTTATCTACCCGGCCGGAGCGGAACCGGTCTTGATGCCCGGCGCGCACGTCGGTGGCCAGCGCCGGACGGCCGCCCAAATGGCGGGTTCCGCCATGACCGGGGTGAAGGGAATCTGGTTTTTGGGCAGCTTGCTGATGGGACTGCTTTGGCTGCTCTTTTTCCCGCGCCGCTGGAAAGAGATACTTAGCACGGGGTTTGTCTGGTCCCGGGTGATTGGTTTTGGCTTTGTGGGCTTCTTTTTCCTGCCGGTCATGGCCGTCTTGGCCATGTTGACGCTGGTTGGCTTGCCGCTCGGGATTGGCCTCTTTCTTCTCTTTTTGATCCTGATGTTCTTTGGGGAACTTCCGGTCTATCTCCTGGCGGGACGTTGGTTTTGCCGGCTTTTCCGCAAAACGAGCCGCCTCCATCCGGCCTTTCTTTTCCTGGTGGGCGGGTTTGTTTTTACTTTTCTCAAGCTGATTCCAGTGCTCGGCTTCTACCTTGCCCTTGGTGGGCGGATCCTGGGCAACGGTCTCCTCTTGACGTATCTCTTTTGGCGGGAAAAGCCGGGAAAAGTGCTACCGCTCCAGGTGTAA